One genomic segment of Erinaceus europaeus chromosome 18, mEriEur2.1, whole genome shotgun sequence includes these proteins:
- the TMEM177 gene encoding transmembrane protein 177: MAGPLQRAAAFVQRHRTGLLVGSCAGLLGAQLSYHLFPDPLVPWLYQYWPHGQPAPLSPELQKLFQEVLQDMGIPLDRYYKTFTTFTFLPVSAGFPRLPAGAVVGIPAIFLGGLVTNTDKSAVVHGQKLYWQSPAGTQLRDALTLSHDAQKFALAREVIYLESSAAALQALPAPACLAGTWALSVAAKYALGLYGGPLNLRAAFNLVAAVAGFVAYAFCTDSLTLALEAWLDRRTASLSAAYAQGGVEFYEKVLSSNLALRSLLGKHGEELYSASGNVIPRHWFRIKHLPYTTRRDSVLQMWRATLNPQGRS, from the coding sequence ATGGCTGGTCCCCTGCAGCGGGCCGCAGCATTCGTGCAGAGACATAGGACAGGCCTGTTGGTAGGTTCCTGTGCAGGTCTGTTGGGGGCCCAGCTCTCCTACCATCTCTTCCCAGATCCTCTGGTTCCCTGGCTGTACCAATACTGGCCTCATGGCCAGCCGGCCCCACTTTCCCCAGAGCTGCAGAAACTCTTCCAAGAGGTGTTGCAGGACATGGGCATCCCCTTGGACCGTTACTACAAGACCTTCACCACCTTCACGTTCTTGCCTGTGAGTGCTGGCTTCCCGAGACTTCCTGCTGGGGCAGTGGTTGGCATCCCGGCCATCTTTCTGGGTGGCTTGGTGACCAACACTGACAAGTCTGCTGTTGTCCATGGGCAAAAACTGTACTGGCAGAGCCCAGCTGGTACCCAGCTAAGAGATGCCCTGACCCTGTCCCACGACGCTCAGAAGTTTGCCTTGGCCAGGGAAGTGATTTACCTGGAGAGCAGTGCAGCTGCCCTGCAGGCCCTGCCAGCTCCAGCCTGTCTGGCAGGAACCTGGGCACTAAGTGTGGCAGCCAAGTATGCCCTGGGGCTCTATGGAGGCCCCCTGAACCTCAGGGCTGCCTTCAACTTGGTGGCCGCAGTGGCGGGCTTCGTGGCCTATGCCTTCTGCACAGATTCTCTCACTCTTGCCCTGGAAGCCTGGCTGGACCGCCGCACAGCCTCCCTGTCTGCAGCCTATGCCCAGGGTGGAGTGGAGTTCTATGAGAAGGTTCTGTCAAGCAACCTCGCCCTGCGCAGTCTCCTGGGCAAGCACGGTGAGGAGCTTTACTCGGCCAGCGGGAACGTCATTCCCAGACACTGGTTCCGCATCAAGCATTTACCCTACACAACCCGCCGGGactcagtgctgcagatgtgGAGGGCGACGCTCAACCCCCAGGGCCGCTCTTGA